AAAGAATTAACAAAACGACCTTTCATGTGAGCACAAAGCCATTCACCGAAAGAAGGTATAAGGCCCTCTTCTTCGGGAGTGATGAGATTTGGAATTTCAGACAGCGGCAGGTTGGCTTTAATCCCTTCTATTTCGGTGAGGGATTACATGCAGATAGGTTGATATCTTATGCAGCGAGTTGCGGTAATTTGACAGAAGAGACTGTCGTGCCGGATAAGATTAAGAAGCTATTGTCAAGATTTCATTATGCCTCGGTGCGCGATGAAAGCTCAAAAAAAATAATCGAGCAGTGCATCGGCAAGCAGGTAGAGATTGTAGTAGACCCCACCTTGCTCTATGATTTCGAGAGTGAGGCAATTGATTGCCCTTATAAAGACTATATTCTCATTTACTCGACCCTCTTCGATCGGGAGATGAAGAGTAAATTAAAACAATATGCAAGGGCGAAAGGGAAAAAGCTGATATCGATCGGATACTATAATGATTTTTGCGATATGAATGAGATTTCAATAGGTCCGTTTGAGTTTCTTGGTCTAATTAAGAAGGCGGATATGGTAGTCACCAGCATGTTTCATGGCGTACTTCTTTCAGTCAAATACAACAAAAACGTGAGTATTATTGTTGACCCCTATAGAGTAAATAAACTTTCCACAATACTCAAAATACTTAGTCTTGAGGGAAAGGTTTACCGGCCTGAGCAATGCACGCTTGAACGCTTATTGGAAGAGGAAATTGATTACGCTCATATTAATGCAGTATTGAACGAGGAAAGGGCAAAGTCTGCGGACTTTATAAGAAATGCTCTTGGAATGCAATGAGAGTGATCTATACCTATGACATTTTTTCTTCACAGACTTATGGAGGAATCTCCCGGTATTTTATTGAGCTTATAAAGGGAGTTCGATCACTCGAGAAAGAGGTCGCTGTTTTCGCCGGACTCTACATTAATGAGTACATTTCGTCGTTATCGAATAAATGGGGCATTCGTGTTCCCAATCTGAAGCACACCGGTAGCTTGCGAATGAAAGTAAATGCGCTGCTGCAAGAGTGTATACTGAGCAGAGTCAGCGGCTCTCATACTGTTGTTCACCAGACATATTATTATCCTTTGAATCTAAGAAGAAATACAAAATATGTCGTGACAGTGTATGATATGATACATGAGCTTTATCCTCAATATTTATTAGACGAAGATATTTCAGCACGAAAAAAAGAGTGCTGTGAGAGGGCAGATAAGATCATTGCAATTTCAAATTCTACTAAGGACGATCTGGTAAAACTATTCAAAATCAAACCTGAAAAGATCAGTGTTATTCATCTTGCAAATTCTCTTGCATTAGATGCAACACCTTCAGACGGGTTGAAGCCTCCCTACCCTGGACCTTATCTTTTGTACGTTGGACAGCGCAGTGGATATAAAAATTATGATGGTTTATTGCAGGCCTATGCACAGTCGAAAAAGCTTATTGAAAATTATCATGTGATTTGCTTCGGAGGAGGGGCTTTCAATGACGATGAAATTGAAAAATTCAAAAAACTAAGGGTCAGCGGACGGATGCATCATGTTGGTGGCGATGATACCTGCCTTGCGCACTACTATAAACACGCCTCAGCATTTATTTATCCCTCATTATATGAAGGATTTGGAATTCCTTTGCTGGAAGCAATGGGACAATCATGTCCTGTTATCTGCTCAAACACAGGCTCCATTCCCGAGGTTGTAGGCGACGCAGGTGCTTACTTTGACCCCACCGATATCCCTTCTATTCAGCAGGCCCTGGAGGTCACACTTTTTGATGAGACTACGCTTGCCCGTCTTAAAGAGAAAGGAGCAAAGAGAAAAGCAATGTTCAGCTGGGATACGTGTGCTCGCGAAACACTTTCCTTGTACTATTCGCTGATAGGGTAGAGGATGATGGAGATGAAAATATCGTTGATGAGCGAAGAGAAGCTCTCCTCGATCTTCAGGGGGGAACCCGTACTCATAACAGGCGCCAATGGATTTACCGCTGGTTATCTTGTCCGACGACTGACTGCGTTGGGCGCGATCATTTATGGATTGGACATCCATGCACATCAAGTATCTCAAGACTATATTTATTATAATTGCGACCTTACCTCACTCGATAAGGTTATTTCCTTTGTTGACCGGAGCCGCCCTAAATTTGTATTCCATTTAGCATCTAAATCGTCAGTGGGAAGCTCCTGGGTTGATGAATGGGACACTATTGAGAACAATGTTAAGTCGACGTATAACCTGCTAAAAGCGCTTGAGATAGCTAAAATATCAACAAAGCTTATCCTTATTTCATCGGGAGAGGTGTATGGATATCTGGGCAATAAAAAGGCTGCGGTGACCGACCAGCTCAGGCCCATGAACCCTTATGCTACCTCCAAAGCAATGATGGAGATGGCGGTCCGCAGATTTCAGAACACGGAAATCGCCTGTGTCATTGCCCGCGCATATAACCACACGGGCCCCAAAAGGCCTGAAGTTTTTTTCGAAGCAGGAGTGGCGGCGCAATTTGCCAGAGCAAAAAAGGAAGGAAGAGATTCAGTGCATCTAAAGGTGGGTAACGTAGAAAATATACGCGACTTCTCAGACGTGCGCGATGTGGTTGAAAAGTATCTGTATCTGGCGTGTCAGGGGAGCGCCGGTGAAGTCTACAATGTGTGTAGCGGTGTCGGGAGATCACTGAGAGAAATAATTTCGATGCTGGAAAAGATTTCTCAGATCAAGGCATATATAGATATTGACCCGGCGAGGTTGCGCAAGAACGATATTCCATTCCTTGTCGGAGAGAATAGCATAATGATTGCCGACCGACCCATGGAGGATACTCTCAGAGATCTGTACCAGTATGTACTCGAGAACTACAGGGATGCCGGAGAATAAAGAAATGCGCATCTCGATAATAACACCAACATTAAACAACGGAAACTTTATTAGAGAGTGCATTGAAAGCGTTAGAAGCCAGACAATACCGGTCGAACATATCGTTGTTGACGGAGGCTCAAAAGACTCCACCATAGAGATATTGAAGGAGTACCGTAATATTAAATGGATCAGTGAACCTGATAAAGGTATGTACGATGCCATCAACAAGGGTTTGAAAATGGCAACAGGAGAAATCGTTGGATATTTAAACTCAGATGACAGATATTATTCTGATACCACTTACAAAGTACTGACGGCGTTTAAAAGAAAGCCTACTACGGATTTTTTATATGGAGCCTGTACCTATGTGGATAATGCCGGAAAAAAAAAGTATATCTATACGCCGTTGCCCTATTCAAACGTTTTATTAAGAAACATGAAAGGAATTCCCTGGGCTCAATCGAGCTGCTTCTGGAAAGCGGAGGTCCACCGTCAAATAGGCTGCTTTAATCCTGCTCTGCGATACTGCGGCGACTATGACTTCTTCTCTCGACTTATTTCAAATAAGTTGAGCGGGTACAGGGTCAAGAGCCCGTTGAGCTACTTTATGTTGCATGAAAATGCATTAAGCGTGAAAGCTCGAGCGGAGATGCAAGAGGAGTTCGAGAATATCTGCTCACGGTATGGGCTCAAAAGGAATCCTTTCCTTGGCTTTATCGGGCAAAGGTACTTTAACCTGATCAACCTAGATGTATATTGTGTAAGAATTCGTGAGCATTTCAGGTCGTAGGTAAAATAAAGAACATATGGTGAGTACCGTCGCTACTGAGAACAAGCCCCTTTTCGGAGTTGATTACAAATATGTGCTCTTCCACCCCATCACTGCATATATTGTAGGTTTTCTGGCGTTTCACTTGATTCCTCCCTTTTTTTCTGATGGGGGACATAATTGGTTTATCATTTTTCTCGATCTTGCCGGGGTGCTGTTTTTCAGTGTCGGCGTTGTGAATGGTGTTATGTTCAAGAGAATGTCGTTGGGCGCGACTTTTAAGATAAAGGCAATGAGAGAGGAGTTTACATTGCTGCTTCTTGCTTTTGCAGTAATTCTTTATCCTTTCAGAATTTATCGAGTCTTCCAGGAAGGCATCTATGCTTTGTTGCATTCCTATTCATGGAAATACTTGAGCAAATTTACGACAATGTATGAACTGCTGCAGGCTCCCTATATCCTGCTTTTGTGGTGCGGCGTTTTTATTGTCAGGAAAAGATATATTTTTGTTCTTCTTTTTTTTGAGTTTCTACTGCAAGTAGCTTCACTCAGTAAGACGGGAGTCTTGTTTTTTGCCATTTATGGTATAGCGGCATATGCATTTCTCAATGCCCTTACGATGAGGAGGATAAGGCAATTTGCAATCATAATAGGTGTCTTGCTGTTGGTCTCGATTATCACTGGTCAATACATACATGACGTGCGTAGCTATGCGTTCACGAGGAATTTTGACACAGCAGGGGAGGTTGAATTTAAAGTCTCATTGACTGATTCGCTTAAGCGCTTCGTAGACAGGATGAATACCCATGGAAACTATCGATTTGTAGCGGGCAATGAGGAGTACCTTGCAGAGAAGGATTTTAAGGCCCTGAAAAGTATCGCGCCCAAGCTGCTCGGGTTTGACAGAGAGTACGAGGTTAACCCGATAACACTGAGCTATGAAGCGGGGATAGCCGTTGGTTTAATAGCGCCGAGTGTTTTCAAAACGGCGACGGAATTCCCAAGAAGTATTTTCTTATATAGTTTTGGCGGCTTGT
This sequence is a window from Nitrospirota bacterium. Protein-coding genes within it:
- a CDS encoding polysaccharide pyruvyl transferase family protein; the encoded protein is MQDNMMCGIVTFHDGINFGAYLQTYALHKYLLTLGIGNEVLNYKGLRHWFNEYYITLHTKNPILFAAILKKISKFKEAEKRINKTTFHVSTKPFTERRYKALFFGSDEIWNFRQRQVGFNPFYFGEGLHADRLISYAASCGNLTEETVVPDKIKKLLSRFHYASVRDESSKKIIEQCIGKQVEIVVDPTLLYDFESEAIDCPYKDYILIYSTLFDREMKSKLKQYARAKGKKLISIGYYNDFCDMNEISIGPFEFLGLIKKADMVVTSMFHGVLLSVKYNKNVSIIVDPYRVNKLSTILKILSLEGKVYRPEQCTLERLLEEEIDYAHINAVLNEERAKSADFIRNALGMQ
- a CDS encoding glycosyltransferase family 1 protein, whose protein sequence is MIYTYDIFSSQTYGGISRYFIELIKGVRSLEKEVAVFAGLYINEYISSLSNKWGIRVPNLKHTGSLRMKVNALLQECILSRVSGSHTVVHQTYYYPLNLRRNTKYVVTVYDMIHELYPQYLLDEDISARKKECCERADKIIAISNSTKDDLVKLFKIKPEKISVIHLANSLALDATPSDGLKPPYPGPYLLYVGQRSGYKNYDGLLQAYAQSKKLIENYHVICFGGGAFNDDEIEKFKKLRVSGRMHHVGGDDTCLAHYYKHASAFIYPSLYEGFGIPLLEAMGQSCPVICSNTGSIPEVVGDAGAYFDPTDIPSIQQALEVTLFDETTLARLKEKGAKRKAMFSWDTCARETLSLYYSLIG
- a CDS encoding NAD-dependent epimerase/dehydratase family protein, with translation MKISLMSEEKLSSIFRGEPVLITGANGFTAGYLVRRLTALGAIIYGLDIHAHQVSQDYIYYNCDLTSLDKVISFVDRSRPKFVFHLASKSSVGSSWVDEWDTIENNVKSTYNLLKALEIAKISTKLILISSGEVYGYLGNKKAAVTDQLRPMNPYATSKAMMEMAVRRFQNTEIACVIARAYNHTGPKRPEVFFEAGVAAQFARAKKEGRDSVHLKVGNVENIRDFSDVRDVVEKYLYLACQGSAGEVYNVCSGVGRSLREIISMLEKISQIKAYIDIDPARLRKNDIPFLVGENSIMIADRPMEDTLRDLYQYVLENYRDAGE
- a CDS encoding glycosyltransferase family 2 protein, with translation MRISIITPTLNNGNFIRECIESVRSQTIPVEHIVVDGGSKDSTIEILKEYRNIKWISEPDKGMYDAINKGLKMATGEIVGYLNSDDRYYSDTTYKVLTAFKRKPTTDFLYGACTYVDNAGKKKYIYTPLPYSNVLLRNMKGIPWAQSSCFWKAEVHRQIGCFNPALRYCGDYDFFSRLISNKLSGYRVKSPLSYFMLHENALSVKARAEMQEEFENICSRYGLKRNPFLGFIGQRYFNLINLDVYCVRIREHFRS